A window of the Streptomyces albireticuli genome harbors these coding sequences:
- a CDS encoding MerR family transcriptional regulator: MAWPTAEVARMSGVTARTLRHYDEVGVLPPAWIGANGHRYYEDRQLLRLQQILVLRELGVGLPEIGRILAEQVDELEALRGHRGRLLAERDRLDALVRTVSRTIAELEQSRKDGNPMTSINRPENLFEGVRPAVYEESMRDFPELAEDNRRRLSAMSEAEVDAAHRQRTAQMIRLAELMAADLPADADQVQAEVDDQYRALTEQRAVSAEEFQALGRSCVDNEPWHAAYEAIAPGLAAYQRDAIEAYAMTRLS; the protein is encoded by the coding sequence ATGGCGTGGCCGACCGCGGAGGTCGCCCGGATGTCGGGCGTGACGGCCCGGACGCTGCGGCACTACGACGAGGTCGGCGTGCTGCCACCGGCGTGGATCGGCGCCAACGGGCACCGCTACTACGAGGACCGGCAGCTCCTGCGACTGCAACAGATCCTGGTGCTGCGGGAACTGGGCGTGGGACTGCCCGAGATCGGCCGGATCCTGGCCGAGCAGGTCGACGAGCTGGAGGCCCTGCGCGGGCACCGCGGCCGGCTGCTCGCCGAGCGGGACCGCCTCGACGCCCTGGTCCGGACCGTCTCCCGCACGATCGCCGAACTGGAGCAGTCCAGGAAGGACGGTAACCCCATGACCAGCATCAACCGACCGGAGAACCTGTTCGAGGGCGTCCGGCCCGCCGTGTACGAGGAGAGTATGCGCGATTTCCCCGAGCTGGCCGAGGACAACCGGCGGCGCCTCTCGGCGATGAGCGAGGCCGAGGTCGACGCGGCGCACCGCCAACGGACCGCGCAGATGATTCGTCTGGCCGAGCTCATGGCCGCTGACCTGCCCGCCGACGCAGACCAGGTGCAGGCCGAGGTCGACGACCAGTACCGGGCACTGACCGAGCAGCGTGCCGTCTCCGCCGAGGAGTTCCAGGCGCTCGGACGCTCTTGCGTGGACAACGAGCCGTGGCACGCGGCCTACGAGGCGATCGCGCCGGGCCTGGCCGCCTATCAGCGCGACGCCATCGAGGCGTACGCCATGACCCGGCTGAGCTGA
- the dhaK gene encoding dihydroxyacetone kinase subunit DhaK: protein MKMLINVPETAVADALRGMAVAHPELTVDVEGRVVVRRDAPVAGKVGLVSGGGSGHEPLHGGFVGAGMLDAACPGEVFTSPVPDQMVRAAAAVDSGKGVLFIVKNYTGDVLNFNMAAELAEDEGIQIASVLVNDDVAVTDSLYTAGRRGTGATLFVEKIAGAAAEEGAPLERVEALARRVNESSRSFGVALAACTTPAKGSPTFDLPAGELELGVGIHGEPGRERRAMMTSGEIADYAVDAVLSDLRPTGPVLALVNGAGGTPLLELYGFTSEVHRVLRERGIPVARTLVGNYVTSLDMAGASVTLCQVDEELLRLWDAPVQTAGLRWGR from the coding sequence ATGAAAATGTTGATCAACGTCCCCGAGACCGCCGTCGCCGACGCCCTCCGGGGCATGGCCGTCGCCCATCCCGAGCTGACCGTCGATGTCGAGGGGCGGGTCGTGGTGCGGCGGGACGCGCCGGTGGCGGGGAAGGTGGGGCTGGTGTCCGGGGGTGGGTCGGGGCATGAGCCGTTGCACGGGGGGTTCGTGGGGGCCGGGATGCTGGACGCGGCCTGTCCCGGGGAGGTGTTCACCTCGCCCGTGCCCGATCAGATGGTGCGTGCCGCCGCCGCGGTCGACAGCGGTAAGGGGGTGCTCTTCATCGTGAAGAACTACACCGGTGACGTCCTCAACTTCAACATGGCCGCCGAGCTGGCCGAGGACGAGGGCATCCAGATCGCCAGTGTGCTCGTCAACGACGACGTGGCCGTGACCGACAGCCTGTACACGGCGGGCCGCCGGGGCACCGGCGCCACCCTCTTCGTGGAGAAGATCGCCGGGGCCGCGGCCGAGGAGGGCGCGCCCCTGGAGCGGGTGGAGGCCCTCGCCCGGCGGGTGAACGAGTCGTCGCGCAGCTTCGGTGTCGCGCTCGCCGCCTGCACGACGCCCGCGAAGGGCAGCCCGACCTTCGATCTGCCCGCCGGGGAGCTGGAGCTGGGCGTCGGCATCCACGGTGAGCCCGGCCGGGAGCGGCGGGCGATGATGACGTCCGGCGAGATCGCGGACTACGCCGTCGACGCGGTCCTGTCCGACCTGAGGCCCACCGGTCCGGTGCTGGCCCTGGTGAACGGCGCGGGCGGGACGCCGCTGCTGGAGCTGTACGGGTTCACGTCCGAGGTGCACCGAGTGCTGCGGGAGCGCGGGATCCCTGTCGCCCGGACGCTCGTGGGCAACTACGTGACCTCCCTCGACATGGCCGGGGCCTCGGTGACGCTGTGCCAGGTGGACGAGGAGCTGCTGCGGCTGTGGGACGCGCCGGTGCAGACCGCCGGGCTGCGCTGGGGGCGCTGA
- a CDS encoding DUF6328 family protein, which yields MSTGSGRDESPEERADRRWAELLQEVRVAQTGVQILLGFLFMAVFTPRFATLPAVDKDIYTATVILGAATTAALIGPVSIHRLLTGRRLKPQTVAWASALTLVGLLLLLGTVMAALLLVLRVALRDAAATWIVAGVGGWFALCWFALPLWALVSARARA from the coding sequence GTGAGCACGGGGTCCGGGCGGGACGAGTCGCCGGAGGAGCGGGCCGACCGGCGGTGGGCGGAGTTGTTGCAGGAGGTGCGGGTCGCCCAGACGGGGGTCCAGATCCTGCTGGGTTTCCTGTTCATGGCCGTCTTCACGCCGCGCTTCGCCACGCTGCCGGCCGTGGACAAGGACATCTACACCGCGACGGTGATCCTGGGCGCCGCGACGACCGCGGCGCTCATCGGGCCGGTGTCGATCCACCGTCTGCTCACCGGCCGCCGCCTCAAGCCGCAGACCGTCGCCTGGGCCTCGGCCCTGACGCTGGTCGGACTGCTCCTGCTGCTGGGCACCGTCATGGCGGCGCTGCTGCTCGTCCTGCGGGTCGCGCTGCGCGACGCCGCCGCGACGTGGATCGTCGCCGGGGTCGGCGGGTGGTTCGCGCTGTGCTGGTTCGCGCTGCCCCTGTGGGCCTTGGTCAGCGCCCGAGCGCGCGCTTGA
- a CDS encoding plasmid stabilization protein has protein sequence MPRGSSPKRERQYEHIKESAEERGESTERAKEIAARTVNKERARSGESRTASKSSTQDMSSSKRGGQRSHSGAQGPTYDQLYAEAQRRNVDGRSSMNKAQLKRALGR, from the coding sequence ATGCCCCGAGGGTCCAGTCCCAAGCGTGAGCGGCAGTACGAGCACATCAAGGAGAGCGCCGAGGAGCGCGGCGAGAGCACCGAGCGGGCCAAGGAGATCGCCGCCCGTACGGTGAACAAGGAACGCGCGCGCTCCGGTGAGTCCCGCACCGCGAGCAAGAGCTCCACCCAGGACATGTCGTCCTCCAAGCGCGGCGGACAGCGCTCGCACAGCGGAGCCCAGGGGCCCACCTACGACCAGCTGTACGCGGAGGCACAGCGCCGTAACGTGGACGGCCGCTCGTCCATGAACAAGGCCCAGCTCAAGCGCGCGCTCGGGCGCTGA
- a CDS encoding CsbD family protein: protein MGKGKAKAKQMKGQVKETAGRAMDDKRMEAEGRGEKVVGKAQEAAEKAKKNFKH, encoded by the coding sequence ATGGGTAAGGGCAAGGCGAAGGCGAAGCAGATGAAGGGTCAGGTCAAGGAGACCGCCGGGCGGGCCATGGACGACAAGCGGATGGAGGCCGAGGGACGCGGCGAGAAGGTCGTGGGCAAGGCCCAGGAAGCCGCGGAGAAGGCCAAGAAGAACTTCAAGCACTGA
- a CDS encoding NADP-dependent succinic semialdehyde dehydrogenase produces MPIATVNPATGETLKTYQELAPEEIEYCLATAAAAFRHYRTTGFPERARLLGLAADLLDHDRETAARLMTTEMGKPLAAARAEAAKCAKAMRWYAGHAEELLADEHPDAAEVEDSGAVRARVRYRPLGVVLAVMPWNFPLWQVVRFAAPALMAGNVGLLKHASNVPQTALFLEDLLRRAGFPDGCFQTLLVGSRAVEGILRDRRVAAATLTGSEPAGRAVAAVAADEVKKTVLELGGSDPYVVLPSADIDRAARTAVTARVQNNGQSCIAAKRFIVHADVYDAFAERFTAGMAALTVGDPMAESTDVGPLASEQGRADLEELVDDAVGRGATALCGGRRPKELPKGWFYEPTVLAGVTHEMRIHHEEAFGPVATLYRARDLDEAVELANDTPFGLSSNVWTRDEAEQDRFVRDIEAGGVFFNGMTASHPALPFGGVKRSGYGRELSGHGIREFCNITTVWHGAEPDGG; encoded by the coding sequence ATGCCCATCGCCACGGTGAACCCGGCGACCGGTGAGACGCTGAAGACCTACCAGGAGCTGGCACCGGAGGAGATCGAGTACTGCCTGGCCACCGCGGCCGCGGCGTTCCGGCACTACCGCACCACCGGCTTCCCCGAACGGGCCCGGCTCCTCGGGCTCGCCGCCGACCTCCTGGACCACGACCGGGAGACCGCCGCCCGCCTCATGACGACGGAGATGGGCAAGCCCCTGGCCGCCGCCCGCGCCGAGGCCGCCAAGTGCGCGAAGGCCATGCGCTGGTACGCCGGGCACGCCGAGGAACTGCTGGCCGACGAGCACCCCGACGCCGCCGAGGTCGAGGACTCCGGCGCCGTCCGCGCCCGGGTGCGCTACCGCCCGCTGGGCGTGGTCCTCGCCGTCATGCCGTGGAACTTCCCGCTCTGGCAGGTCGTCCGCTTCGCCGCGCCCGCGCTGATGGCGGGCAACGTCGGTCTGCTCAAGCACGCCTCGAACGTGCCGCAGACCGCGCTCTTCCTGGAGGACCTGCTGCGCCGGGCCGGCTTCCCCGACGGGTGCTTCCAGACCCTGCTCGTCGGCTCCCGGGCCGTCGAGGGGATCCTGCGCGACCGGCGGGTCGCCGCCGCCACGCTCACCGGCAGTGAACCGGCCGGCCGCGCGGTCGCCGCGGTCGCCGCGGACGAGGTCAAGAAGACGGTCCTGGAGCTGGGCGGCAGCGACCCGTACGTGGTGCTGCCCTCCGCCGACATCGACCGGGCCGCGCGCACCGCCGTGACCGCCCGGGTGCAGAACAACGGGCAGTCCTGCATCGCCGCCAAGCGCTTCATCGTGCACGCCGACGTCTACGACGCCTTCGCCGAGCGGTTCACGGCCGGGATGGCGGCCCTGACCGTCGGTGACCCGATGGCCGAGTCGACCGACGTCGGACCGCTGGCCAGCGAACAGGGCCGCGCCGACCTGGAGGAGCTCGTCGACGACGCCGTGGGCCGGGGCGCGACCGCCCTGTGCGGCGGGCGGCGGCCCAAGGAGCTCCCCAAGGGCTGGTTCTACGAGCCGACCGTCCTCGCCGGGGTCACCCACGAGATGCGCATCCACCACGAGGAGGCCTTCGGCCCGGTCGCCACGCTGTACCGGGCGCGGGACCTGGACGAGGCCGTGGAGCTGGCCAACGACACCCCCTTCGGCCTCAGCTCGAACGTCTGGACGCGGGACGAGGCCGAGCAGGACCGGTTCGTCCGGGACATCGAGGCGGGCGGCGTCTTCTTCAACGGCATGACGGCGTCGCACCCCGCGCTGCCGTTCGGCGGCGTGAAGCGCTCGGGGTACGGGCGGGAGCTGTCGGGGCACGGGATCCGCGAGTTCTGCAACATCACGACGGTGTGGCACGGGGCGGAGCCGGACGGCGGGTGA
- a CDS encoding MFS transporter, giving the protein MRTLRAVRESPLALRLLFINQFGVDIGFYLLIPFLASYLGHDLGLSAALVGLVLSVRNLSQQGLFVVGGSAADRFGARLVILAGCALRTAAFALLAFGDCHTLLLTASVLCGLAGALFYPAVRTYVAHESGDRAAEVFALLNVFSTSGSLVGLLLGGLLLLTDFRPWALAGAVVFTALTVAQAIALPPRGASGARERVLGGWRECLGNRRFLCFCAATGSLFILENQLYVLLPEGARKVSGWSGSASVLLASGALATLLFQFRITRTLERRGGGARWVASGIALMGLGFVPPLLICDAAPPEDGTAVPGLLVMTGGSLLLYFGGMVAYPSVMELVPRFGRARLTGTYFGLFSVLSGATAALGNVVVGWAMDLGDRTRRPWLPWLTCLLLGLASAAAVAWLHRAHALPVRPAAAVRRGDGARATGTVRLPGQTPAPDDVPESPPR; this is encoded by the coding sequence ATGAGAACTCTTCGGGCGGTCCGCGAGTCTCCTCTCGCATTGCGATTGCTATTCATCAATCAGTTCGGGGTGGACATCGGCTTCTATCTCCTGATCCCCTTTCTGGCGTCCTATCTGGGGCACGACCTCGGCCTGTCAGCGGCCTTGGTCGGACTGGTACTCAGCGTGCGGAACCTCAGCCAGCAGGGCCTGTTCGTCGTCGGCGGCAGCGCGGCCGACCGCTTCGGCGCCCGCCTGGTGATCCTCGCCGGCTGCGCCCTGCGCACCGCGGCGTTCGCCCTCCTCGCCTTCGGCGACTGCCACACCCTGCTGCTCACCGCCTCAGTGCTCTGCGGCCTCGCGGGCGCGCTCTTCTACCCGGCCGTGCGCACCTACGTCGCCCATGAGTCGGGTGACCGCGCCGCCGAGGTGTTCGCGCTGCTCAACGTCTTCTCCACCAGCGGCTCGCTGGTCGGCCTGCTGCTCGGGGGCCTGCTGCTCCTCACCGACTTCCGGCCCTGGGCGCTGGCCGGGGCCGTCGTCTTCACCGCGCTGACCGTCGCCCAGGCGATCGCGCTCCCGCCGCGCGGGGCCTCCGGCGCCCGCGAGAGGGTGCTCGGAGGCTGGCGCGAGTGCCTCGGCAACCGCCGCTTCCTGTGTTTCTGCGCCGCCACCGGCAGCCTGTTCATCCTGGAGAACCAGCTCTACGTCCTGCTCCCGGAAGGCGCCCGCAAGGTGTCCGGCTGGAGCGGATCGGCGAGCGTGCTCCTGGCGTCCGGGGCCCTGGCCACCCTGCTCTTCCAGTTCCGGATCACCCGGACCCTGGAGCGGCGCGGGGGCGGTGCCCGCTGGGTGGCCTCCGGGATCGCCTTGATGGGCCTCGGCTTCGTACCGCCCCTGCTGATCTGCGACGCGGCGCCGCCGGAGGACGGCACGGCGGTCCCCGGCCTGCTGGTGATGACGGGAGGCTCGCTGCTGCTCTACTTCGGCGGCATGGTCGCCTACCCGTCGGTCATGGAACTCGTCCCGCGCTTCGGGCGCGCCCGGCTGACCGGCACGTACTTCGGGCTCTTCTCCGTGCTCTCGGGGGCGACGGCCGCCCTCGGCAACGTCGTCGTCGGCTGGGCCATGGACCTCGGCGACCGCACCCGGCGCCCGTGGCTGCCCTGGCTGACCTGCCTGCTCCTCGGCCTCGCCTCGGCGGCGGCCGTGGCCTGGCTGCACCGGGCCCACGCGCTGCCCGTCCGCCCCGCCGCGGCCGTGCGGCGGGGCGACGGCGCGCGGGCCACCGGCACGGTACGGCTCCCCGGCCAGACGCCCGCCCCGGACGACGTGCCGGAGAGCCCGCCGCGCTGA
- a CDS encoding DedA family protein — MGGHTPVLAQPTALAVNLLDASSLLAAFGALGIAVVLFAETGLLIGFFLPGDSLLFTAGLLSRAGAHSGPRLDLAQVLAAAVVGALVGAQCGYVLGRRGGRALLTRSRNRRLHEGAARAEELLERYGHARAIVLARFVPVVRTVLNPLAGALGVPPRTFALWQTTGGLVWTVGLILGGYALGSAVPDVDRYLLPIVGAIVLLSLLPLALELLRGRRTAKAPAGGPEAD, encoded by the coding sequence ATGGGAGGCCACACACCCGTGCTCGCACAGCCCACCGCCCTCGCGGTCAATCTCCTCGACGCCTCCTCACTGCTGGCGGCCTTCGGCGCGCTCGGCATCGCCGTGGTGCTCTTCGCCGAGACCGGTCTGCTGATCGGCTTCTTCCTGCCCGGGGACTCGCTGCTGTTCACCGCCGGCCTGCTGTCGCGGGCGGGGGCGCACTCCGGGCCGCGGCTGGATCTGGCGCAGGTCCTGGCCGCCGCGGTGGTCGGGGCGCTGGTCGGCGCGCAGTGCGGGTACGTCCTCGGGCGCCGCGGCGGCCGTGCCCTGCTCACCCGGTCGCGCAACCGCCGGCTGCACGAGGGCGCCGCGCGGGCGGAGGAGCTCCTGGAGCGCTACGGGCACGCCCGCGCGATCGTGCTGGCGCGCTTCGTGCCGGTGGTGCGCACCGTCCTCAACCCCCTGGCGGGCGCCCTGGGCGTGCCGCCGCGCACCTTCGCGCTCTGGCAGACGACCGGTGGCCTGGTGTGGACGGTCGGGCTGATCCTCGGGGGGTACGCCCTGGGCTCGGCGGTGCCGGACGTCGACCGCTACCTCCTGCCGATCGTCGGCGCCATCGTGCTGCTCTCCCTGCTGCCGCTCGCGCTGGAGCTGCTGCGCGGCCGCCGCACCGCCAAGGCACCGGCGGGCGGTCCGGAGGCGGACTGA
- a CDS encoding cytochrome P450, protein MTHHDRERAPDAGLRAGRAPGARPLTGHLARLYRAPLPFLTDLPRHGDLVEIRIGRRPFLVLCHPELARAVLTDDRTYDRDGPSYEGSRRAMGNGLATCPYADHRAQRHMLQPAFRPDHLERYAAVMRRTIAETVDGWRDGLEVDLAEELFALTTRTTVRALFASDLTPAAAQELHQALAVFLKGVYRQSLMPWAGRLPTPGNLRYGRALEQWRAQAGRLITAHRAGTPADARNVLSHLVAARTADGSPLPDPDVHDQVTALVLAGSETTAAALAWSCHLLTRHPGAGRRLREEARTVLGGRVATLEDVPRLTVTGRVLTEALRLYPPAWLVPRITTRETSLAGRRLPVGSAVVFCPYVLHRRADLYPEPHRFLPDRWAEGSGGGAAAARHRTYMPFGLGAHRCIGEAFALTEATMTLATLVARWELRPVPGAVVRPAVRAVLAPERLPVRLVAS, encoded by the coding sequence GTGACCCACCACGACCGCGAACGCGCGCCCGACGCCGGCCTGCGGGCCGGACGCGCACCGGGAGCGCGGCCCCTGACGGGACATCTGGCACGGCTGTACAGGGCGCCGCTGCCCTTCCTGACGGATCTGCCGCGCCACGGCGACCTGGTCGAGATCCGCATCGGCCGCCGCCCGTTCCTCGTCCTCTGCCACCCCGAGCTCGCCCGCGCGGTGCTCACCGACGACCGGACGTACGACCGCGACGGCCCCTCGTACGAGGGGTCCCGGCGGGCGATGGGCAACGGGCTGGCCACCTGCCCGTACGCCGACCACCGGGCGCAGCGGCACATGCTCCAGCCGGCCTTCCGCCCGGATCACCTGGAGCGGTACGCCGCAGTGATGCGGCGGACGATCGCGGAGACGGTGGACGGCTGGCGCGACGGTCTGGAGGTGGATCTCGCGGAGGAGCTGTTCGCGCTGACCACCAGGACGACGGTGCGGGCCCTGTTCGCCTCGGATCTGACGCCCGCCGCCGCGCAGGAGCTCCACCAGGCCCTGGCGGTCTTCCTCAAGGGTGTCTACCGGCAGTCGCTGATGCCGTGGGCGGGCCGGCTGCCGACGCCCGGCAACCTGCGTTACGGCCGGGCACTGGAGCAGTGGCGCGCCCAGGCGGGCCGGCTGATCACCGCCCACCGGGCCGGGACGCCCGCCGACGCCAGGAACGTACTGTCCCACCTGGTCGCCGCCCGGACGGCGGACGGCTCGCCGCTGCCCGACCCGGACGTCCACGACCAGGTCACCGCGCTGGTCCTCGCCGGTTCCGAGACCACCGCCGCCGCGCTCGCCTGGTCCTGCCATCTCCTCACCCGGCACCCCGGTGCCGGGCGCCGGCTGCGCGAGGAGGCGCGGACGGTGCTCGGGGGGCGCGTCGCCACGCTGGAGGACGTCCCCCGGCTGACGGTGACCGGCCGCGTCCTCACCGAGGCGCTGCGGCTCTACCCGCCGGCCTGGCTCGTCCCTCGTATCACCACGCGCGAGACGTCCCTGGCGGGACGCCGTCTCCCGGTGGGCAGCGCGGTGGTGTTCTGCCCTTACGTCCTGCACCGGCGCGCCGATCTGTACCCCGAGCCGCACCGCTTCCTCCCGGACCGCTGGGCCGAGGGGTCCGGCGGCGGTGCGGCGGCCGCGCGGCATCGCACGTACATGCCGTTCGGCCTCGGCGCGCACCGGTGCATCGGCGAGGCGTTCGCCCTGACCGAGGCCACGATGACGCTGGCCACGCTGGTGGCGCGCTGGGAGCTCCGGCCCGTGCCCGGCGCCGTCGTCCGGCCGGCGGTCAGGGCCGTGCTGGCGCCGGAGCGGCTGCCCGTGCGCCTGGTGGCGTCCTGA
- a CDS encoding NUDIX hydrolase encodes MPTPHFIREIRESIGNQLLWMPGVSAIVLDDQDRILLGRRSDTGEWSIIGGIPEPGEQPATAIVREVYEETAVRCVPERVLLVEALERVTYPNGDVCQFMDVCFLCRAVGGEARVNDDESLEVGWFEADSLPAMESFAVSRIKQATEGGPTWFEGIGKR; translated from the coding sequence ATGCCCACCCCGCACTTCATCCGCGAGATCCGCGAGAGCATCGGCAACCAGCTCCTGTGGATGCCCGGCGTCAGCGCCATCGTCCTCGACGACCAGGACCGCATCCTCCTCGGCCGCCGTTCGGACACCGGCGAGTGGTCGATCATCGGCGGCATCCCCGAGCCGGGCGAGCAGCCCGCCACGGCGATCGTGCGCGAGGTCTACGAGGAGACCGCCGTCCGCTGCGTCCCGGAGCGGGTCCTGCTCGTCGAGGCGCTGGAGCGCGTCACCTACCCCAACGGCGACGTGTGCCAGTTCATGGACGTCTGCTTCCTGTGCCGCGCGGTGGGTGGCGAGGCCCGCGTCAACGACGACGAGTCCCTGGAGGTGGGCTGGTTCGAGGCGGACTCCCTGCCGGCCATGGAGAGCTTCGCCGTGAGCCGCATCAAGCAGGCCACGGAGGGCGGACCGACCTGGTTCGAGGGCATCGGCAAGAGGTGA
- a CDS encoding glutamate racemase gives MKIALIDSGIGLLAAAATVHRLRPDADLVLSGDPASMPWGPRTPEDLTAHALACARAAAAHRPDALIVACNTASVHALDAIRAELEPELPVIGTVPAIKPAAAAGGPVAIWATPATTGSPYQRGLIRDFAAGVEVTEVPCPGLADAVERADSAAIDAAVAAAAALTPPGTRDLVLGCTHYELVDDRIRAAVQPRLGPEAPELVLHGSAPAVAAQALRRAGTAPDPDAPPTGRLTVLLSGREGVLQPAALAYREGRSLVEAAAARS, from the coding sequence GTGAAGATCGCGCTCATCGACTCCGGTATCGGCCTCCTGGCTGCCGCGGCAACCGTCCACCGGCTGCGCCCCGACGCCGATCTCGTCCTGTCCGGGGACCCCGCCAGCATGCCCTGGGGCCCCCGTACCCCCGAGGACCTCACCGCACACGCGCTGGCCTGCGCCCGCGCCGCCGCCGCGCACCGCCCCGACGCCCTGATCGTCGCCTGCAACACCGCCTCCGTCCACGCCCTGGACGCCATACGTGCCGAGCTGGAGCCGGAGCTGCCGGTCATCGGGACCGTACCGGCGATCAAGCCCGCCGCGGCCGCCGGCGGCCCGGTGGCGATCTGGGCCACCCCGGCGACCACCGGCAGCCCGTACCAGCGCGGCCTGATCCGCGACTTCGCGGCGGGCGTCGAGGTGACCGAGGTGCCCTGCCCGGGCCTCGCCGACGCCGTGGAGCGCGCCGACTCGGCGGCCATCGACGCCGCCGTGGCGGCCGCCGCCGCCCTCACGCCGCCCGGCACCCGGGACCTCGTCCTGGGCTGCACCCACTACGAGCTGGTCGACGACCGCATCCGCGCGGCCGTCCAGCCCCGGCTCGGCCCCGAGGCGCCGGAGCTCGTCCTGCACGGCTCGGCCCCGGCCGTCGCCGCCCAGGCCCTGCGCCGGGCGGGCACCGCGCCCGACCCCGACGCCCCGCCGACGGGCCGGCTGACCGTGCTGCTCAGCGGGCGCGAGGGGGTCCTCCAGCCGGCCGCGCTCGCCTACCGCGAGGGCCGCTCGCTCGTCGAGGCCGCCGCGGCTCGTTCCTGA
- a CDS encoding glycosyltransferase gives MTVLTWITFASLAAWLWLLLGQGFFWRTDVRLPRRADPERWPPVAVVVPARDEAGVLPASLPSLLAQDYPGRAEVFLVDDGSVDGTGEVARALAREHGGLALTVDSPGEPPPGWTGKLWAVRHGMALARARTDAEFLLLTDADIAHRPDSLRELVAAASSGGLDLVSQMARLRVATAWERLIVPAFVYFFAQLYPFRWINRPGARTTAAAGGCVLLRWEAAERAGVPDSVRHAVIDDVSTARAVRRAGGRIWLGLADRVDSVRPYPRLGQLWRMISRSAYTQLRHNPLLLAGTVAGLAVVYLVPPVAVAAGALAGDGAPLAAGAAAWAVMAGTYVPMLRYYRQPVALAPLLPFTALLYLLMTVDSAVQHHRGRGAAWKGRTYARPEAAP, from the coding sequence GTGACCGTGCTGACGTGGATCACCTTCGCTTCACTGGCCGCGTGGCTGTGGCTGCTGCTGGGCCAGGGCTTCTTCTGGCGCACGGACGTGCGGCTGCCGCGGCGCGCCGACCCCGAGCGATGGCCTCCGGTCGCCGTGGTGGTGCCGGCCCGGGACGAGGCCGGGGTGCTGCCGGCGAGCCTGCCCTCGCTCCTCGCGCAGGACTATCCGGGGCGGGCGGAGGTCTTCCTCGTCGACGACGGCAGCGTGGACGGCACCGGCGAGGTGGCCCGTGCCCTGGCCCGGGAGCACGGCGGGCTGGCGCTGACGGTGGACTCCCCCGGCGAGCCGCCGCCCGGCTGGACGGGCAAGCTGTGGGCGGTGCGGCACGGCATGGCCCTCGCCCGTGCCCGTACGGACGCCGAGTTCCTGCTGCTGACCGACGCGGACATCGCGCACCGTCCGGACAGCCTGCGGGAGCTGGTGGCGGCGGCCTCCTCGGGCGGCCTGGACCTGGTGTCGCAGATGGCCCGGCTGCGGGTGGCGACGGCCTGGGAACGGCTGATCGTCCCGGCGTTCGTCTATTTCTTCGCCCAGCTCTACCCGTTCCGCTGGATCAACCGCCCCGGCGCGCGGACCACGGCGGCGGCCGGCGGGTGCGTCCTGCTGCGGTGGGAGGCGGCGGAGCGGGCCGGGGTCCCGGACAGCGTCCGGCACGCGGTGATCGACGACGTCTCCACGGCCCGGGCCGTGCGGCGGGCGGGCGGCCGGATCTGGCTGGGACTCGCCGACCGGGTGGACAGCGTCCGGCCCTACCCGCGCCTCGGCCAGCTGTGGCGCATGATCTCGCGCAGCGCGTACACCCAGCTGCGGCACAACCCGCTGCTGCTGGCGGGCACGGTCGCCGGCCTGGCGGTGGTGTATCTGGTGCCGCCGGTGGCCGTGGCGGCCGGCGCGCTGGCGGGTGACGGTGCCCCGCTGGCCGCGGGGGCCGCGGCGTGGGCGGTGATGGCGGGCACGTACGTCCCGATGCTGCGTTATTACCGGCAGCCGGTCGCGCTGGCGCCGCTGCTGCCGTTCACGGCCCTGCTGTATCTGCTGATGACCGTGGACTCCGCGGTGCAGCACCACCGCGGCCGGGGCGCGGCCTGGAAGGGGCGGACGTACGCCCGCCCCGAGGCCGCGCCCTGA